The Desulfovibrio psychrotolerans genomic interval TGGGCGAAGCCGCTGGACGACCTGTGTGCCACGGCGCAGGGGATAGCCATACGGGATGTGGTGAACCGCCCGACCAAGTCGCAGGTCATCGGGCAGGATGACTCCATAAACGCCGCGTTTCATCGTTTTGTCATGTTCCGGCACGATTCACTTTTTGTCATGGACGGGAAACGGTTGGTCGGCATCCTCCGGTTTTCTGACGTGTACAGGGAAGTGGCTGACAAGATGAAAAATATCTGCAGTGCCTGATCAGGCGGTCTGCATTCCATAACGAATTTTCCGGGGATACGGGAAGGAGGAATACATGGCTACACTCAAGGATCACATGAACTCGCCGGATGAGCTGGATCTGCACGAAGAAGATCAGCAGGGTTCCGAACAGTCCGGTAAGTCTATTATCATTAAGGTGCTTGTCGCGCTTGCTGTGGGGCTTGGCATATACATGCTGCCCACGCCGGAAAACCTTTCGCCTCAGGGGCATAAGTTTCTGGCACTGGTGACCACCATAGTCATACTGTGGGTTTCAGAGGCCATTCCCATCGGCGTTACCGCGTTGTGCGCCGCGGGCGGGCTTATCCTCTTCGGCATAGAAACGCCTGCGGCGGCGTGGGCACCCTTTGCCAGCCCTGCGGTTATGTTCGTGCTCATGATTGTCATGTTCGGCGTGGTGCTGAACGAGGTTGGGCTTGCCAACCGTATCATGTACTGGATTTTCAAGGTTGCGGGTACAGGCGTGAAGCGGCTCAGCTTTGTTCTTGCCGTAGGGTGTACTGTTCTTGCCACCATCTTCCATGATGCGACCGTAACCGTTATCATGATCTTCGCGCTGGTGCCGGTCATCCGATCCATGGGGATAACGCCCCAAAACAGCACCAATCTGGCAAAGTTCTTTATCATTCTCATTCCGCTGGCGTCTTCCGCCGGTGGTTTCGGCACGCTGCTGGGCGGTGGTCGTAACCCTCTGGCTGTGGAAATCCTCCAGCAGTTCACCAATGGCGAGGTTTCCATAGGTTTTATGGAATACATCGTTATTCAGTTCCCCATATGTCTGCTGACGGCACTGGCCACGTGGGGCGTGGTGTTTCTCATCTTCCGCCCCAAGGAGAAGGAACTGCCCGCCAGCGTGAAGATGGAAAAGATGGCCCCCATGAGCACCCGTGAACTGGGCGTTACCATCATCTTTACCGCCACCTTTCTTCTCTGGACCTTCTCCGACCTGACGGGATGGCATGTGAGCGTTGTGGCTTCTTTGGCCCTGGCGGGCTTCTGCGGTCCCAAGTTCGTGTCCTTTAAGACCATCTGCGATAAGTTCCCGTGGGAATCGTGGATTGTCTTCGGCGCGGGCGTCTCCATGGGTGCTTCCATGCTTAACTCCGGCGCGGGCAAGTTCCTTGCTGAATCTCTGCTGCCGCTTCTGGATGGGCAGGCCACCTTTGTGGTCTACTACGGCATGGGACTTTTCGGCTCCATCCTCTCCAGCATGATGAGCAACTCGGCGGCTGTGGCACTTACCCTGCCCATTACTCTGCCCATGGCGGAAATGCTGAATATGTCGCCCAAGGCAGTGGCCATGCTTGCGCCGCTGACCACATCGTTCATTATGCTGGTCATCGGATGTCCACCCACCATTATTGCCTACAGCACCGGCTACTTCAGCCAGATGGACTTCATCAAGGTCGCAGTGCCGTGGTGCCTTGCCCTGCTGTTGGTTGCAACTTTCGGTGCAATGGTCTACTGGCCGATGATAGGGTTCTATTAGAAGCAGCATGCAATCCCGCCGGTCTCTGGGGCCGGCGGGTACCAAGGAGGAGTGCATCATGAGTGATACTAAGGCCAGATTGCTGCTCGTGGACGATGAGGAAAGCTTCCGCACCACGCTGGGCAAGCGGCTCACGGAACGGCAATACGATGTGAAAAGCGTGGGCAGCGGCATGGAGGCTCTGGACCTGCTTGCCACCACGCCCATAGACGTGGTCATTCTGGACATACGTATGCCCGGATTGAGCGGCATTGAAACCCTTGCGGAAATACGCGCCAAGCATCTTGGGGTGGAGGTGGTTCTGCTTACCGGACACGGGGACGTGCCGTCTGCCGTGGAAGGTATGCGCCTTGGTGCCTTTGACTATCTGATGAAGCCCTATGAGATAGAGGGGCTGCTCGCCAAGATAGAAGAAGCCCACGCCGTGAAGAAGGAGCGTGAAGAACGCCTGCGCAAGGCTGAAGAACGGGCGCAGCTGGACAGGCTTGAAAAGAGCATGCGCTTTTAGTACCGATGCAATGCAGTCTCCCCGTTGCCCTGCGCGGCGGGGAGACTTTTTGATACGAGGCGGTCCATGGTAAAGCCACTGAACGGAAAAGCAGAAGAAAAGGGCGCACCACCCGGCGAGACGCCTGCTGAGTCGTTTGTGCCCTTCAAGGCGCTGCATCATCTTCCCCGCGGCAAGAATACCTGGAACCCCGCCATACTCAAGGAGTGGTGGTTCTGGCCCGCCTGCGTGGCAGGACTCGCCGCTCTGAACTTTGTGGCGTATGTTGTTCGGGAATGGCTGATGTAGCTTCTTGTCCTTTCTTTTGCAGGCGTGTTAGCAAGAGAGCCTGTAGCATGTTGATCGTGCTGTGGTATCGGCATATTTGGGTGTCCGTCCCTGCAGCGGTAACGATGGCAACCTCAGGATGATGCGAATATGAATGCCTCTTCGGCTTCCCGGAAGCGTCCGGTCATACTCACGGTGCTTGTTTTTCTTACTGTTC includes:
- a CDS encoding SLC13 family permease codes for the protein MATLKDHMNSPDELDLHEEDQQGSEQSGKSIIIKVLVALAVGLGIYMLPTPENLSPQGHKFLALVTTIVILWVSEAIPIGVTALCAAGGLILFGIETPAAAWAPFASPAVMFVLMIVMFGVVLNEVGLANRIMYWIFKVAGTGVKRLSFVLAVGCTVLATIFHDATVTVIMIFALVPVIRSMGITPQNSTNLAKFFIILIPLASSAGGFGTLLGGGRNPLAVEILQQFTNGEVSIGFMEYIVIQFPICLLTALATWGVVFLIFRPKEKELPASVKMEKMAPMSTRELGVTIIFTATFLLWTFSDLTGWHVSVVASLALAGFCGPKFVSFKTICDKFPWESWIVFGAGVSMGASMLNSGAGKFLAESLLPLLDGQATFVVYYGMGLFGSILSSMMSNSAAVALTLPITLPMAEMLNMSPKAVAMLAPLTTSFIMLVIGCPPTIIAYSTGYFSQMDFIKVAVPWCLALLLVATFGAMVYWPMIGFY
- a CDS encoding response regulator — translated: MSDTKARLLLVDDEESFRTTLGKRLTERQYDVKSVGSGMEALDLLATTPIDVVILDIRMPGLSGIETLAEIRAKHLGVEVVLLTGHGDVPSAVEGMRLGAFDYLMKPYEIEGLLAKIEEAHAVKKEREERLRKAEERAQLDRLEKSMRF